A genome region from Portunus trituberculatus isolate SZX2019 chromosome 40, ASM1759143v1, whole genome shotgun sequence includes the following:
- the LOC123516120 gene encoding protein O-linked-mannose beta-1,2-N-acetylglucosaminyltransferase 1-like — protein MSTPRVLMPLVVVMVVMVVVVVVTEGATVPIRLTVALHSGVNTTITFATEEEALHEMGITREMMEGALAHADATGLVREVVVGGQHIPLHLNTTASYFNMLALRTVDGKDWLFSPDNYTNASIHDFDGDPSLVPLEVSLSWTVPLALPRTTPLDIELASGLTHASIRLGDRLVLSLQNGKRRNNVTKTSKSSSQTTTSPTITSSSSSSSSSSFKPTSTLGLLVTLPPFSGCHLRVVNPHTGRVTLARYFNTQDHLFDMELSRVLASLKEGRLALLASYHDVSGRLGNDARDALHALGSWAAPHLGFKDAWAWAWVVGGSTLAEALVTNAQGILTQSNPLTLHLSLPQPSPSERFCNTWPSGDLWEKRRTLCDLHDGFSDLCSCDLPYPVPSEVTTTTTTTKPAWWRGRVAVVVVAADRPQYLYRLLRQLLGQPGMTPDLVLVSVDGDNEGAQASAGVAEVLGLRHLTHRSEQGTAYHVSPRISRSLRFALFKALETFPLENKFIILEDDLVLAPDFHSYMQQTSALLETPEEAVYAVSAFSHLAAPHTAHDATRLQRATTFPSCGWMTTRSFLEETLPKWPDAHVGTDWDYWMGTEVVRGGKELILPEVPRTTHGGTLGSHTDGAMARWFKERPLTSLPHTTLNLTAVSRKVFEDQVLQELSMAQPFISTHLKAPDSSAHGHLSIPLHQDGSVWLVRVRMQHAEDSPAFRIMAKALKVWHDDARNHHFGLWRIPYHNVMLLVVGVPFSRYSNRVKGKGRIVQATPAGMAFLLDEGDSLEGVTLRPHYPLEFMQILGFH, from the exons ATGTCAACACCTCGGGTCCTCATGcctctggtggtggtaatggtggtgatggtggtggttgtggtggtgacggaggGAGCCACGGTACCCATAAGGCTGACAGTGGCCCTGCATAGCGGCGTCAACACCACGATAACTTTCGccacggaggaggaggcgctGCACGAGATGGGGATAACTAGGGAGATGATGGAGGGCGCTCTGGCACACGCTGACGCCACTGGTTTG gtaAGAGAAGTGGTGGTAGGAGGGCAGCACATCCCCCTGCATCTCAACACGACCGCCTCCTACTTCAACATGCTTGCTCTCAGGACCGTGGATGGCAAGGACTGGCTCTTCTCCCCAGACAATTACACTAACGCCTCTATTCATGACTTCGACG GTGATCCCAGCCTGGTACCCCTGGAGGTATCCTTGTCGTGGACTGTGCCCTTAGCCCTGCCACGCACCACGCCCCTGGACATCGAACTCGCTTCTGGTCTCACACACGCCTCAATCAGACTTGGGGAccgcctg gtacttTCTTTACAAAATGGAAAACGGAGAAACAACGTTACCAAAACATCAAAATCATCTTCCCAAACTACAACCTCTCCTACaataacatcctcctcctcctcctcctcctcctcctccttcaaaccaACATCGACCCTTGGCTTATTGGTGACGTTGCCGCCTTTCTCGGGATGTCACCTTCGCGTTGTCAACCCCCACACTGGCCGCGTCACTCTGGCCCGCTATTTCAACACCCAAGACCACCTTTTCGACATGGAGCTGAGCCGGGTTCTCGCCAGCCTGAAGGAGGGACGGCTGGCGCTCCTTGCCTCCTAC catgatGTCTCAGGACGCCTTGGAAACGACGCCCGTGACGCCCTTCACGCTCTAGGGTCATGGGCGGCTCCGCATCTCGGGTTTAAGGacgcgtgggcgtgggcgtgggtggtggGCGGCTCCACGCTCGCAGAGGCCTTAGTGACCAACGCGCAGGGCATCCTCACTCAATCCAACCCCCTCACCCTCCACCTCAGCCTCCCGCAGCCCTCCCCGTCAG agAGATTCTGCAACACGTGGCCCTCTGGTGACCTGTGGGAGAAGCGACGAACCCTCTGTGACCTCCACGACGGTTTCAGTGACCTGTGCTCGTGTGACCTTCCTTATCCAGTACCGTCTGaggtcactaccaccaccaccactaccaagccG GCGTGGTGGCGGGGacgcgtggcggtggtggtggtggcagctgaCAGGCCTCAGTATCTGTATAG acTGTTACGGCAGCTCTTGGGGCAACCCGGCATGACCCCTGACCTAGTGTTGGTGAGCGTGGACGGGGACAACGAAGGCGCGCAGGCCAGCGCGGGCGTGGCTGAGGTGTTGGGGCTAAGGCACTTAACACATCGCAGCGAGCAGGGTACCGCCTACCACGTCTCCCCAAGGATCTCCAG GAGTCTGAGGTTCGCGCTGTTCAAGGCCCTGGAGACCTTCCCCCTCGAGAACAAGTTTATCATCCTCGAGGACGACCTTGTGCTGGCTCCTGACTTCCACTC gTACATGCAGCAGACATCGGCACTACTAGAGACCCCGGAGGAGGCTGTGTACGCCGTGTCCGCCTTCTCCCACCTGGCCGCCCCGCACACTGCCCACGACGCCACCCGCCTGCAGAGAGCCActaccttcccctcctgcgggtGGATGACAACGCGCTCTTTCCTGGAGGAGACGCTGCCGAAGTGGCCCGATGCACatgtg GGCACAGACTGGGATTACTGGATGGGGACGGAGGTGGTGCGTGGTGGGAAGGAGTTGATACTACCGGAGGTGCCTCGTACAACCCATGGCGGTACCCTCGGTTCTCATACGGATGGCGCCATGGCACGCTGGTTCAAAGAGCGCCCTCTCACTTCCCTGCCGCACACCACACTGAACCTGACGGC TGTTAGCCGTAAGGTGTTTGAGGATCAAGTGTTACAGGAGCTGTCCATGGCACAACCTTTCATCAGCACTCATTTAAAAGCCCCAGACTCTTCTGCTCATGGTCATCTCAGCATTCCCCTCCACCAG GATGGGTCGGTATGGCTGGTGCGGGTGAGGATGCAGCATGCCGAGGACAGTCCTGCCTTCAGAATCATGGCAAAG GCCCTCAAAGTGTGGCATGATGATGCTCGTAACCACCACTTTGGCCTGTGGAGGATCCCCTACCACAACGTTatgctgttggtggtgggtgTGCCCTTCTCTAGGTACAG CAACCGTGTGAAGGGCAAGGGCCGGATTGTGCAGGCAACACCAGCTGGCATGGCCTTCCTGTTAGATGAAGGAGACAGTTTGGAGGGAGTCACCTTACGGCCACACTACCCACTTGAATTCATGCAGATACTGGGATTTCActga
- the LOC123516121 gene encoding LOW QUALITY PROTEIN: AP-4 complex subunit beta-1-like (The sequence of the model RefSeq protein was modified relative to this genomic sequence to represent the inferred CDS: inserted 1 base in 1 codon): protein MIPTSPEKKQLLSKMIWGADLPTSDVVELLASHDTLCKKLTCCHIADKCHSNNDLALLTANLLLRDASDANPTVRSASISALAALPGIEESAVRVLTSALSDQAAMVRRCGALGCVKLFDHAPEAILECGLTDALYDGLRDSDPIVITNCILALDHILQTEGGIVVNKNIAHYLLSRIMQFSECNAVYVLTILLRYSPKSEEELILLLNALDELLLSRAPAVLVAVVKLFLHWTQDHPHLKKDMLEMIQPSVCKILSRNVSETSYLLLDFLSTLGDICXVFGPHYKYFLVRAKDPGYLKTQKLKVLPLISTENNVCCLMEEVKPFCSDYQSFRSAVSCMGLLAKVSHAAHNMCLSMLVTLLDAPAERVVIAALECLMNVVLSLPSVEKNINESSPNPALSKSSSLGNVEVQNHTTLEESLSQLSIHTEEFKPEPKAPSVPQNELELPQDLTDAIVRALSQEHVQEAAPSLVLYVLGTLAPYLDSAPDILQRISSLAFSPSVHADLVMAAAQTFISRPAQTQLLLAAILARAFKCAGEPASRAALIYATLQEHPSDAAFLLGATVKQSLCCNTEECQEQLLEGSD, encoded by the exons ATGATTCCAACAAGTCCAGAAAAGAAACAGCTTCTCTCTAAG ATGATATGGGGTGCAGACCTGCCTACTAGTGATGTGGTGGAGCTGCTGGCATCTCACGACACTCTCTGCAAAAAGCTGACTTGTTGCCACATTGCTGACAA ATGCCATAGTAATAATGATTTGGCCCTCTTGACTGCCAATCTGCTCCTGAGAGATGCCAGTGACGCTAACCCAACCGTTCGCAGTGCCAGCATCTCAGCCTTAGCAGCTCTGCCTGGGATAGAAGAAAGTGCTGTGCGGGTTTTGACATCTGCACTCAGTGATCAAGCAGCAATG GTGCGGCGGTGTGGGGCACTAGGGTGTGTGAAGCTCTTTGACCATGCTCCAGAGGCGATTCTAGAGTGTGGGCTGACTGATGCCCTTTATGATGGACTGCGTGACTCTGACCCCATTGTCATCACCAACTGCATCCTGGCCCTGGATCACATATTACAGACAGAAGGTGGCATTGTGGTCAATAAGAACATAGCCCACTATCTATTGAGCAGGATCATGCAGTTTTCTGAGTGCAATGCTGTTTATGTGCTGACCATCTTGCTCAG ATATTCCCCAAAGTCAGAGGAGGAGCTGATTCTCCTGCTGAATGCACTGGATGAGTTACTGCTGTCGAGGGCTCCTGCAGTGCTTGTTGCTGTGGTGAAACTCTTCCTCCATTGGACTCAGGATCACCCACACCTCAAGAAGGACATGTTGGAGATGATACAACCTTCAGTGTGTAAAATTCTCAGCCGAAATGTGTCTGAAACATCTTACTTATTACTAGACTTTCTTAGTACTTTGGGTGACATAT AAGTGTTTGGTCCCCATTATAAGTACTTCCTTGTGCGGGCGAAAGATCCTGGCTATCTCAAAACACAGAAGCTCAAAGTTCTCCCACTCATCAGTACTGAGAACAATGTGTGCTGTCTCATGGAGGAAGTGAAGCCTTTCTGCAGTGACTATCAAAGTTTTCGAAGTGCTGTGAGCTGCATGGGACTACTGGCCAAGGTCAGCCATGCAGCCCATAACATGTGTCTGTCCATGCTAGTAACACTTCTTGATGCTCCTGCTGAGAGGGTGGTGATTGCTGCTCTGGAGTGTCTCATGAATGTTGTCCTGTCATTACCATCAgttgagaaaaatataaatgaaagttCTCCAAATCCTGCTTTATCCAAGTCTTCCTCTCTAGGAAATGTGGAAGTCCAAAATCATACAACTTTGGAAGAGTCACTCTCACAATTATCAATTCACACTGAAGAGTTTAAACCTGAGCCAAAAGCACCATCTGTGCCGCAGAATGAGCTTGAGCTACCACAAGACTTGACAGATGCTATTGTAAGAGCTCTGTCACAGGAACATGTTCAAGAAGCAGCTCCTTCTCTTGTCCTCTATGTTTTGGGCACACTGGCTCCCTACCTGGACTCTGCCCCAGATATTCTCCAGCGCATATCATCTCTGGCTTTCTCTCCATCAGTTCATGCTGATTTGGTGATGGCTGCTGCACAGACCTTCATTTCTCGACCAGCCCAGACACAGCTTCTCCTGGCAGCTATTCTTGCTCGTGCCTTTAAGTGTGCAGGTGAACCAGCCTCCCGTGCTGCACTGATTTATGCAACACTTCAGGAACATCCTAGTGATGCAGCCTTCCTTTTGGGTGCCACTGTAAAGCAGTCGCTTTGTTGTAACACTGAAGAGTGTCAAGAGCAGCTGTTAGAAGGCAGTGATTAA
- the LOC123515825 gene encoding uncharacterized protein LOC123515825 isoform X1 encodes MDTGVGETYDITSINKALDDLGMLSTTTASRKEYLHECLRASMEKLNVDQPGPSTSRWDAQKSSGSPSSIEKENTNIGGFQILKMNSTFITSFTAGYELPCHGLRERFTNRVIKCGYARRRRLRTHPYDNSSVTASTSDTSSYSSGSYRLRTTSLSSGTSKKKTSGSYINTAVSGNSCSSNNSGNSNCSNSTKPVLVRSRSMENLSASMGDGLVLTYKPKELETVSRGIQQLKMDDCT; translated from the exons ATGGACACTGGTGTTGGGGAAACTTATGACATAACATCAATAAACAAAGCACTCGATGATTTGG GAATGTTAAGTACTACCACAGCCAGTCGGAAAGAGTACTTGCATGAGTGTCTAAGGGCCAGTATGGAGAAGCTCAATGTGGACCAGCCAGGACCCTCAACATCACGATGGGATGCCCAGAAGAGTTCAGGCTCCCCTAGTTCCATTGAGAAAGAGAATACCAACATTGGGGGCTTCCAGATACTGAAGATGAACTCCACCTTCATCACTAGCTTTACTGCTGGCTATGAGCTGCCCTGCCATGGGCTCAGAGAACGCTTCACAAATCGTGTCATCAAATGCGGCTATGCCAGGAGGAGACGCCTCCGGACGCATCCGTATGATAATAGCTCAGTCACTGCCAGCACTAGTGACACCTCTTCATACTCCAGTGGGTCATACAGACTGAGAACCACCAGTTTAAGTAGTGGGactagtaaaaagaaaactagcGGCAGTTATATCAATACTGCTGTCTCTggaaatagttgtagtagtaataatagtggtaatagtaattgtagtaatagtacaaAGCCTGTTTTGGTTAGGTCCAGAAGCATGGAGAATTTGTCTGCTTCTATGGGTGATGGCCTTGTCTTGACTTACAAGCCAAAGGAATTGGAGACTGTCTCAAGAGGTATCCAACAGCTGAAAATGGATGACTGTACCTGA
- the LOC123515825 gene encoding dual specificity protein phosphatase 3-like isoform X2, with the protein MAKAQPMTTSQDILTTIQKTQVKIRSSHEEYHAAGYGLDMDECYPGLYIGDLGAAKNKTYLQKIGVTHVLNTAQGSEFATVDTDASFYKNVGIKYMGMKLLDFPSANIAQYFESGADFIEEALSGGGKILVHCFMGVSRSSTIACAYLMLKKNMTAIDAIQTLRRNRAICPNEGFLRQLADLDNKLRKERSHL; encoded by the exons ATGGCCAAGGCACAGCCAATGACAACTAGCCAAGACATTCTTACTACCATCCAGAAGACACAGGTGAAGATTAGATCCAGCCACGAGGAATACCATGCTGCAGGGTATGGTCTGGACATGGATGAATGCTATCCAGGACTTTACATTGGTGACCT GGGTGCAGCAAAGAACAAGACATATTTGCAAAAAATTGGAGTCACTCATGTACTGAACACAGCTCAAGGGAGTGAATTTGCAACTGTGGATACTGATGCTTCATTTTATAAAAATGTTGGCATTAAATATATGGGAATGAAACTGTTGGATTTTCCATCAGCCAACATAGCTCAGTATTTTGAGAGTGGGGCTGACTTCATTGAGGAAGCCctaagtggaggag GGAAAATTCTGGTGCATTGCTTCATGGGTGTCTCACGCTCATCAACTATAGCATGTGCTTATCTCATGCTGAAGAAGAACATGACTGCCATAGATGCCATTCAGACCCTACGCCGGAACAGGGCTATATGCCCCAATGAAGGGTTCCTCAGGCAGCTGGCTGACCTGGACAACAAACTGAGGAAGGAACGTAGCCATCTCTAG